A stretch of the Gracilinanus agilis isolate LMUSP501 chromosome 4, AgileGrace, whole genome shotgun sequence genome encodes the following:
- the GPR61 gene encoding G-protein coupled receptor 61, with amino-acid sequence MESSPIPRPSGNSSTLGLAPLPQGPPRVNGSPEARHRDVASESVALFFMLLLDLTAVAGNAAVMTVIAKTPALRKFVFVFHLCLVDLLAALTLMPLAMLSSSALFDDALFGETACRLYLFLSVCFVSLAILSVSAINVERYYYVVHPMRYEVRMTLGLVASVLVCVWVKAVAMASVPVLGRASPGPPDFPPGCSLQWSLSAYCQLFVVVFAVLYFLLPLLLILVVYCSMFRVARVAAMQHGPLPTWMETPRRRSESLSSRSTMVTSSGPPRTTPHRTFGGGKAAVVLLAVGGQFLLCWLPYFSFHLYVALSAQPLPTQQVESVVTWIGYFCFTSNPFFYGCLNRQIRGELSKQFVCFFKPSPEEELRLPSREGSIEENFLQFLQGTGCATEPWAPQTPISPKQEPPAVDFRIPGQIAEETSEFLEQQLPSDITVSDGYLHPTLSPQPEP; translated from the coding sequence ATGGAGTCCTCCCCTATCCCTCGGCCATCAGGGAACTCCTCCACTTTGGGTTTGGCCCCTCTGCCCCAGGGCCCCCCGAGGGTCAATGGGAGCCCAGAAGCGAGGCATCGGGATGTGGCCTCCGAGTCTGTGGCCCTCTTCTTCATGCTCCTGCTCGATCTGACGGCTGTGGCAGGTAATGCAGCCGTGATGACGGTCATTGCCAAGACACCTGCCCTCCGCAAGTTTGTCTTTGTCTTCCACCTGTGCCTGGTGGACCTGCTGGCCGCCCTGACCCTCATGCCGTTGGCCATGCTCTCCAGCTCGGCCCTCTTTGACGATGCCCTCTTTGGGGAGACGGCGTGCCGCCTCTACTTGTTCCTGAGTGTCTGTTTCGTCAGCTTGGCCATCCTTTCGGTCTCTGCCATCAATGTGGAGCGCTACTACTACGTGGTGCACCCCATGCGCTACGAGGTGCGCATGACCCTAGGTCTGGTGGCTTCCgtgttggtgtgtgtgtgggtgaaAGCAGTAGCCATGGCCTCCGTGCCAGTGCTGGGGAGGGCCTCACCTGGGCCCCCTGATTTCCCTCCTGGCTGCTCCCTCCAGTGGAGCCTCAGTGCCTACTGCCAACTCTTTGTGGTGGTCTTTGCTGTGCTTTATTTCCTGCTGCCCCTGCTCCTCATTCTTGTGGTCTACTGCAGTATGTTCCGTGTGGCCCGGGTGGCTGCCATGCAGCATGGGCCCTTGCCAACATGGATGGAGACTCCGCGCCGGCGATCTGAGTCGCTCAGCAGCCGTTCTACCATGGTCACCAGCTCAGGGCCCCCTCGGACCACTCCCCATAGGACGTTTGGTGGGGGGAAGGCAGCTGTGGTCCTGCTGGCTGTGGGGGGCCAGTTCCTACTTTGCTGGCTACCCTATTTCTCCTTCCATCTTTATGTTGCTCTGAGTGCCCAGCCCCTTCCTACACAGCAGGTAGAGAGTGTGGTGACCTGGATTGGCTACTTCTGTTTCACTTCCAATCCTTTCTTCTATGGCTGCCTCAATCGACAGATCAGGGGGGAGCTCAGCAAGCAGTTTGTTTGCTTCTTCAAGCCGTCCCCAGAGGAAGAGTTGAGGCTGCCCAGCCGGGAGGGCTCCATAGAGGAGAACTTCCTGCAGTTCCTTCAGGGGACTGGTTGTGCCACTGAGCCCTGGGCTCCTCAAACCCCAATCAGCCCAAAGCAGGAACCACCAGCTGTGGACTTCCGAATCCCAGGCCAGATTGCCGAAGAGACTTCTGAGTTCTTGGAGCAGCAGCTTCCTAGTGACATCACTGTGTCAGATGGCTACCTCCATCCGACTCTCTCACCCCAGCCTGAACCATGA